In Pseudomonadales bacterium, a single window of DNA contains:
- the rplR gene encoding 50S ribosomal protein L18 — MSEKKVARLRRSHKTRYKIRELEVNRLCVNRTPRHIYAQIIAPTGGEVLVEASTLDKDLRQDKTGNVDAAGKVGALIAERAKQAGIEKVAFDRSGFKYHGRIKALAEAAREGGLEF, encoded by the coding sequence ATGAGCGAGAAAAAAGTTGCCCGATTACGCCGTAGTCACAAAACACGGTACAAAATTCGTGAGCTGGAGGTCAACCGGTTGTGTGTTAATCGGACGCCACGTCATATTTACGCCCAGATTATTGCGCCAACTGGTGGTGAAGTGTTGGTTGAAGCCTCGACGCTTGATAAAGATCTGCGTCAGGATAAAACCGGTAACGTGGACGCGGCCGGAAAAGTGGGTGCGTTAATAGCAGAGCGCGCCAAGCAAGCCGGTATTGAGAAGGTGGCGTTTGACCGTTCGGGATTCAAATATCATGGTCGAATAAAAGCATTGGCCGAGGCAGCCCGCGAAGGCGGTCTGGAATTTTAA
- the rpsH gene encoding 30S ribosomal protein S8: MSMQDTLADMFTRIRNAQLAAKPSVVMPSSKMKVSVAKVLKEEGFIGDYRTEGDKIKPSLSIDLKYFEGKPVIEEIKRASRPGLRLYKGKDELPKVRGGLGVSIVSTSKGVMTDKAAQAVGVGGEIICTVF; this comes from the coding sequence ATGAGCATGCAAGATACTTTGGCGGATATGTTTACCCGTATTCGCAACGCGCAGTTGGCCGCTAAACCTTCCGTGGTTATGCCTTCTTCAAAGATGAAGGTGTCGGTGGCTAAAGTGCTGAAAGAAGAAGGGTTTATCGGTGACTATCGCACTGAGGGTGATAAGATCAAGCCCTCCTTGAGTATTGATTTGAAATATTTCGAAGGCAAACCTGTCATCGAGGAAATCAAGCGAGCGAGCCGCCCCGGATTGCGTTTGTATAAAGGTAAAGACGAGTTGCCGAAGGTACGCGGTGGGTTGGGTGTTTCAATCGTCTCAACTTCCAAAGGCGTAATGACCGATAAAGCGGCACAGGCGGTTGGCGTTGGTGGCGAAATAATTTGTACCGTTTTCTAG
- the rpmD gene encoding 50S ribosomal protein L30 — protein sequence MAKAKRIQVTMTRSAIGRLPKHKETLRGLGLRRIGHTVELEDTPAVRGMINKVNYMVSVVGE from the coding sequence ATGGCTAAAGCGAAACGAATTCAGGTGACCATGACGCGCAGCGCGATCGGACGTTTACCGAAGCACAAAGAAACCTTGCGTGGGTTAGGTTTGCGTCGAATCGGTCACACTGTTGAGTTGGAAGATACTCCTGCGGTACGTGGCATGATCAATAAAGTTAACTACATGGTTAGCGTGGTAGGAGAGTAA
- the rplE gene encoding 50S ribosomal protein L5 — translation MSRLKDLYKAEVVDSLKKEFGYQNVMQVPKVTKVTLNMGVGEALGDKKLIENAVSDMQLISGQKPQITKARKSIAGFKVREGYPIGCKVTLRNDRMWEFLDRLIDVAVPRVRDFRGLSGKSFDGRGNYSMGVKEQIIFPEIDFDKVDKIRGLDITVTTTANSNEEGRALLKALNFPFKE, via the coding sequence ATGTCGAGATTAAAAGATCTTTATAAAGCGGAAGTAGTCGACTCTCTGAAGAAGGAGTTCGGTTACCAAAATGTGATGCAGGTACCTAAGGTGACCAAAGTAACCCTTAATATGGGGGTTGGTGAGGCACTGGGGGACAAGAAGTTAATTGAAAATGCAGTTTCTGATATGCAATTGATTTCCGGCCAAAAACCGCAGATCACCAAAGCACGTAAATCTATTGCGGGCTTCAAGGTTCGTGAAGGTTATCCTATCGGCTGTAAAGTGACGTTGCGCAATGATCGCATGTGGGAATTTCTTGATCGCTTGATCGATGTGGCGGTTCCTCGTGTAAGAGACTTTCGTGGTTTGAGTGGGAAGTCATTTGATGGTCGTGGAAATTACAGCATGGGTGTTAAAGAGCAGATCATTTTCCCGGAAATTGATTTCGATAAGGTAGACAAGATTCGTGGTTTGGATATAACCGTTACCACCACGGCGAACAGTAATGAAGAAGGGCGTGCACTTTTAAAAGCCTTAAATTTTCCCTTCAAGGAATAG
- the rplF gene encoding 50S ribosomal protein L6: MSRVAKNPVELPSGVEISLKGQTMNVKGKKGNLTLEVHSSVEVKQEDNQLVFAARDGAKLSRAMSGTTRALVNNMVIGVSTGFERKLELQGVGYRAKVSGNTVNLTLGFSHPVDYELPQGVTAEAPTQTEVVLSGIDKQQVGQVAAEIRAFRPPEPYKGKGVRYSGEFVRRKEAKKK; encoded by the coding sequence ATGTCTAGGGTAGCGAAGAATCCAGTTGAATTACCTTCGGGTGTTGAAATAAGTCTTAAAGGCCAGACGATGAACGTCAAGGGCAAAAAAGGCAATTTAACACTGGAGGTGCATTCATCGGTAGAAGTTAAGCAAGAAGATAATCAGCTTGTGTTTGCTGCGCGTGATGGCGCTAAGTTATCGCGAGCAATGTCCGGGACTACAAGAGCGTTAGTCAATAATATGGTGATAGGCGTATCTACGGGCTTTGAGAGGAAGCTGGAGTTGCAGGGGGTTGGTTACCGTGCAAAAGTCAGCGGAAACACAGTTAATTTAACGCTTGGCTTTTCTCATCCGGTTGACTACGAACTGCCTCAGGGCGTAACTGCGGAAGCCCCGACGCAAACAGAAGTCGTATTGAGTGGCATTGACAAGCAGCAGGTTGGTCAGGTGGCGGCAGAGATTCGTGCATTCCGACCACCCGAGCCTTATAAGGGTAAAGGTGTTCGTTACTCTGGCGAATTTGTACGCCGTAAAGAAGCCAAGAAGAAATAG
- the rpmJ gene encoding 50S ribosomal protein L36 has protein sequence MKVRASVKKICRNCKVVKRHGVVRVICSVEPRHKQRQG, from the coding sequence ATGAAAGTACGTGCATCCGTGAAGAAAATTTGTCGTAATTGCAAGGTCGTTAAACGACATGGCGTGGTTCGGGTTATTTGTAGCGTGGAACCACGACATAAGCAGCGTCAAGGTTAG
- the rpsN gene encoding 30S ribosomal protein S14: MAKTSMVEREKKRERIVAKYAKKRAELKAAICNMSLSDEERWDAQKKLQAMPRDASRSRLRNRCQITGRPHGVYRKFRLGRNKLREAAMRGDIAGLKKSSW, encoded by the coding sequence ATGGCAAAGACTTCCATGGTCGAGCGCGAAAAGAAGCGCGAACGTATTGTCGCTAAGTACGCAAAAAAGCGTGCTGAGTTAAAGGCGGCTATTTGTAATATGTCTTTGAGCGATGAAGAACGTTGGGACGCTCAAAAGAAATTACAGGCAATGCCGCGCGATGCGAGTCGATCAAGACTACGGAACCGCTGTCAGATCACTGGCCGTCCACATGGTGTCTATCGCAAATTTCGGCTGGGAAGAAACAAGTTGCGTGAAGCCGCAATGCGTGGTGATATCGCCGGACTGAAAAAGTCCAGCTGGTAA
- the rplO gene encoding 50S ribosomal protein L15 has product MRLNTLSPAAGSKPSAKRVGRGIGSGLGKTCGRGHKGQKSRSGGGVKPGFEGGQMPLQRRLPKFGFTSRSGRYVTEVRLHELAKVEADVIDVAALKAADLIGNHIQVVKIMLSGELNKAVKIRGIKASQGARAAIEAAGGSIED; this is encoded by the coding sequence ATGCGCCTTAATACACTAAGTCCAGCGGCAGGCTCCAAGCCTTCAGCAAAACGTGTAGGTCGTGGTATCGGAAGCGGGTTGGGAAAGACCTGTGGACGTGGTCATAAGGGACAAAAATCTCGTTCAGGTGGTGGTGTTAAGCCCGGTTTTGAAGGCGGACAGATGCCTTTGCAGAGAAGATTGCCGAAGTTCGGCTTTACTTCTCGTAGCGGACGTTATGTCACCGAAGTGCGTTTGCACGAACTTGCGAAGGTAGAGGCGGACGTGATCGATGTCGCCGCCTTGAAAGCAGCTGATTTAATTGGTAATCATATCCAAGTTGTTAAAATCATGTTATCCGGTGAGCTTAATAAAGCGGTTAAGATTCGCGGTATTAAAGCTAGTCAAGGCGCCCGAGCAGCTATTGAAGCGGCCGGTGGAAGCATCGAGGACTAG
- the secY gene encoding preprotein translocase subunit SecY, with product MAKPGGASLASAKSGLAELFQRLRFVLMAIIVYRIGAHIPVPGVNPDRLAQLFEQNQGTILSLFNMFSGGALERMSIFALGIMPYISASIIMQLMTAVSPHLEQLKKEGEAGRRKISQYTRYGTVLLATVQSAGMAIGLANQGIAFSATYTFYFVAIVTLVSGAVFLMWLGEQITERGIGNGISLLIFASIVAGLPSAIGQSFESARQGDINILLLLAIAFLAVATVGFVVFVERGQRRITINYAKRQQGKKMYAAQTSHLPLKVNMAGVIPPIFASSILLFPASIGQWFGQGEGMSWMQDITLLIAPGQPLYIILFAAFIMFFCYFYTALMFNPRDVADNLKRSGAFIPGIRPGEQSANYVDNVMTRLTLFGGIYITLVSLLPLLLINTANVPFYFGGTSVLIVVVVVMDFMSQVQSHLMSHQYESLLKKSNLKGYGSGGMLR from the coding sequence ATGGCAAAGCCAGGTGGTGCGTCCCTAGCCAGCGCTAAATCGGGTTTAGCTGAACTATTTCAGCGTCTGCGATTTGTTCTGATGGCAATTATTGTGTACCGAATTGGTGCGCATATACCAGTGCCTGGCGTTAACCCTGATCGTTTAGCACAACTATTTGAACAAAACCAAGGTACTATTTTAAGCCTGTTTAATATGTTTTCAGGTGGCGCTTTGGAGCGAATGAGTATATTCGCGCTGGGTATTATGCCCTATATTTCTGCCTCCATTATTATGCAGTTGATGACGGCGGTAAGTCCGCATCTGGAGCAGCTTAAGAAGGAAGGTGAGGCCGGGCGTAGAAAAATTAGCCAGTATACTCGTTATGGAACGGTGTTGTTGGCGACTGTCCAGTCAGCGGGTATGGCGATTGGTTTGGCTAACCAAGGGATTGCATTTTCAGCGACTTATACTTTCTATTTCGTGGCGATAGTTACCCTAGTTTCGGGCGCTGTTTTTCTGATGTGGTTAGGAGAGCAAATTACCGAGCGCGGTATTGGTAATGGTATATCATTACTAATTTTTGCCAGTATCGTGGCAGGCTTGCCTTCAGCGATTGGGCAGTCATTTGAGTCGGCAAGACAAGGTGATATTAATATTTTGTTGCTTTTAGCGATCGCATTTTTGGCGGTAGCTACGGTGGGTTTTGTCGTTTTCGTTGAGCGTGGTCAAAGACGTATCACTATCAATTACGCTAAACGGCAACAGGGTAAAAAGATGTATGCGGCGCAAACTAGCCACTTGCCACTGAAGGTGAACATGGCTGGTGTTATTCCGCCAATTTTTGCTTCCAGTATATTGTTGTTCCCGGCATCGATCGGGCAGTGGTTTGGTCAAGGCGAAGGGATGAGTTGGATGCAGGATATCACCCTTTTGATCGCCCCAGGGCAACCACTTTATATTATTTTATTCGCCGCTTTTATTATGTTTTTCTGCTATTTCTATACAGCATTGATGTTTAACCCAAGAGATGTGGCGGATAATCTGAAGCGTTCTGGCGCCTTTATTCCTGGGATTAGGCCCGGCGAGCAGTCTGCGAATTATGTGGACAACGTGATGACTCGGCTGACACTGTTCGGCGGCATCTATATTACATTGGTATCTCTGCTGCCATTGTTATTAATCAATACCGCTAATGTACCCTTTTACTTTGGGGGAACTTCGGTCTTGATCGTGGTGGTGGTGGTGATGGACTTTATGTCGCAAGTGCAATCGCATTTGATGTCGCATCAGTATGAGTCGCTGCTGAAGAAGTCCAATCTTAAGGGTTATGGTAGCGGCGGAATGCTGCGTTAA
- the rpsE gene encoding 30S ribosomal protein S5, producing MADNEQTSIDMQEKLVQVNRVAKVVKGGRIFGFTALTVVGDGKGRVGFGRGKAREVPVAIQKAMESARRNMISVSLNGHTLQYPIKARHGASKVYMQPASEGTGIIAGGAMRAVLELAGVQNVLAKCYGSTNPVNVVRATFKGLQNMKAPEDIAAKRGKSVEDIVG from the coding sequence ATGGCAGACAACGAGCAAACTAGCATTGATATGCAGGAAAAGTTAGTCCAGGTCAACCGCGTCGCGAAAGTGGTGAAGGGTGGTCGGATTTTTGGATTTACTGCATTAACAGTGGTTGGAGATGGTAAGGGTCGCGTAGGCTTTGGTCGCGGTAAGGCTCGAGAAGTGCCAGTTGCGATCCAGAAAGCAATGGAGTCAGCACGACGTAATATGATTAGCGTCAGCCTCAATGGACACACTCTTCAGTATCCTATTAAGGCGCGGCATGGTGCTTCAAAGGTGTATATGCAGCCAGCTTCGGAAGGTACGGGAATTATTGCTGGCGGTGCAATGCGCGCAGTGTTGGAGCTTGCCGGAGTGCAAAACGTACTGGCAAAGTGCTACGGCTCAACTAATCCGGTAAACGTGGTGCGCGCAACCTTCAAAGGGTTGCAGAATATGAAAGCGCCTGAAGATATTGCTGCGAAACGTGGCAAGTCTGTTGAAGATATAGTGGGATAG